The Chanodichthys erythropterus isolate Z2021 chromosome 1, ASM2448905v1, whole genome shotgun sequence genome segment TTCTGCAGGGTCTATGAAAGtatatttaagactttttaaagaCCAAAAGGAAATTTAAGGAATAAATTGAAGGGAAAACAATACATCGATATGTTCTCTAAATATAAATGTCTAGGGAGAAACACAATGAGTTGTTTTAGCAACACTTCAGAGTTTGAAAATATGACTTCCAACAGATTtccattacatttaattcattttacaaaaaaGTAGCACGGAATATGGAAATAACTTTCACTGATTTCACTGCAAAAAAGTGACGTTCTTCCTCAGGATTTTGTTTTCCTGGTACAAATacctaaacattcttaaattaaGATACATTTGCTTGAGatgtaaaatgacaaaatatgaaGTCTGAGAAATTTACCAACCTGAAGTGAGTTCAtgattaaaacaagaacaaatatggGCTCAGAAAAATCAGCTTAATTCAAAAGGAAAGTTTTTCTATATGCAACCctagaccacaaaaccagtcataagttgcacgggtatatttgtagcaatatcCAACAGTACACtatatgggtcaaaatgatcgatttttcttttatgccaaaaatcattaggatattaaaggtgccctagaattaaaaattgaatttacctcggcatagtcgaataacgagttcagtacatggaaatgacatacagtgagtctcaaactccattatttcctccttcttatataaatctcatttgtttaaaagacctccaaaaaacaggcgaatctcaacataacattcagggtgtacgccccaatatttgcatatgccagctcatgttcaaggcattacacaagggcagccagtattaacgtctggatctgtgcacagctgaatcatcagactaggtaagcaagcaagaacaatagtgaaaaatggcagatggagcaataataactgacatgatccatgataacatgatatttttagtgatatttgtaaattgtctttctaaatgttttgttagcatgttgctaatgtactgttaaatgtggttaaagttaccattgtttcttactgtattcacggagacaagagccgtcgctattttcatttttaaacacttgcagtctgtataattcataaacacaacttctttctttataaatctctccaacagtgtgtaatgttagctttagccacgagcacagcctcaaactcattcagaatcaaatgtaaacatccaaataaatactatactcacatgatccgacacatgtatgcagcatacatgacgaacatcttgtaaaatccATTTGAGTGTTATAtaagctgtgtaaactttgtaaatgcactgtattataatCACGAGTTcgatgggcagggagcgtgagatttaaagggccagcagcccctgaattggtgcatagttaatgatgccccaaaataggcagttaaaaaaattaataaaaaaaaaaaaaaaatctatggggtattttgagctgaaacatcaaagacacattcagggacaccgtagacttatattacatcttgtgaaaaaacgttcgatggcacctttaaggaaagatcatgttccatgaagatattttgtaaattttctaccgtaaatatatcaaaaatgtatttttgtaagtaaTATGTGCTGCTAAGGACTCCAGTTTGCGTGTCCCTAAAACCCAGTTGATCACAAAATATTCCTCATGGAAGAACGATTTTAAATATGCCCATTAGGGGGCATCAagggctaaaaaaaaaaaaaaaaaagaaaacaccttGGTTCTAAATGCAGTAACTTTTGATtactttatgctatcaccacaaaatttgatCCAGATGTAGCTCACATATAGGAGAACTTTCCTCCTATCTTATTCTTATTGCCTTCCTGAACTTTTGCATGTCAAATAAGATAGATATggaaaattataataaaaattatatatatttgtttgattttATCAGCAAGAAAACGATGATAccaaccttttgactctccttgctacagttttgtagttatgagtctttacttttgtgtttgttacacagaaaaaaaaaaaaacaactctaaAAATGCCTTGAGgtctttaaaggcgattttctcaatatttagatttttttgcaccctcagattccagattttcaaatattgTATCTtgaccaaatattgtcctatcctaacaaaccatacataaATGGAAAGCTTAGGTTATTATTAAgaggttttgtggtccagggtgacacacacaaacatatatatatatatatatataatatatatatatatatatatatataatatatgtatgcaaCATTTAATGCCATGACTTTATGAATTTAAGACTTTCTGCTCTAATTTAAGATCTTTTTAAGGCTTTAATTTGTGTAAGAGtgaattaagacattttaagacgTGCAGAAACCCTgtgtaatacaaaaataatgatactgtgtggctgaaaacacggtttgtgaagctgtttcgtATCTATACATGACAACCGCTCTCTCgaacacagatttgaatgtttCCGGCATGATTGTATTTGTCAGAGGTTTAACAGACACAGCCGAATAGTTGTCATTTATGAATAAGATAGCATGAGAGTCAAAATCATGCTTCAGGATACACAGTGAAATCATCTCTCAGCATCTCTTCTTACCACAATGATGAATGAGGCGTTTTTGACTTCCTTGTCTGTGTTTCCTGCGTTTGGGAGGTGCGGGTAGGACGCGGCGTGCTTCCTCTTTATACAGCGTTAAGAGCTTCAGGGCCTCTTCAGAGCCGAGCTCCACAAACTTCACCTCGTCCAGATGCTCTCCCTGCTCTGGCAGTGTGAAGCTCACTGGAAACAGGAAGAGAGATGAAAAAATGTTTCACAGAAATGTGTCCTGATTGAGTAACTCGAGTTAAAGTCTGACCTTTGGCTTTAAGAAGAGTCATCTCCTGAAGTGCCATGCCCTCCTCCTGCTGCCGCTGTATGAGACGTCTCCTCCACATCTCATCAGGTGGAAAAACCACCACCGCTTTTCGCTGGTAACCACGGAAACAGAGCATCTTGTGTCTCTGGGCAGATGGATAAATGTTGGCCTTGGAGACGAAAGTGACAACGTGAGAACACACGAATGAAAGGACAGCGCATGAAGCTGTAGCTCACACATATTCCTGATTACCTGATCAAGGATGTAGTTCCTCCGCTTGGTTGCAGCCATCTTGATCAGGTGACTGACGCACTGAGTGGCCTGTTGCAGCATCAGATCTCTGTGATTGGCTCCAGGAGGTTCCTGTAGGAAAACATcaataaagaaaatggtgtGAGCAGGTCTTATTTCTGACATGCGCCACTTCACACAATAATCGTGATagattttctcaccctcatgcagTTCAAAATGGAGTTTGTACTCAGAAGATTGTAACGTTTCCTTGGGTTCTGGAGCATATGAGCCTGAGCCCAGTGGGTCTTCCCAGAACCCGGCATACCAACCATCATCAGCACCTGACAGATGGAGAACGAGGGTGAATGTGACAGAAAATATCTtacaatattaaagggttagttcacccaaaaatgaaaataatgacattaattactcaccctcatgtcgttccacacccgtaagaccttcgttaatcttcagaacacaaattaagatatttttgatgaaatctgatggctcagtgaggcctgagcaatgacatttcctctctcaagatccattaatgtactaaaaacacatttaaatcagttcatgtgagttcagtggttcaattttaatattataaagtgacgagaatatgtTTGGTGCaccaaactaaacaaaataatgacacatagtgatggccgatttcaaaacactgtttcaggaagattcagagcgttatgaatcttttgtgtcgatttatgattcggatcgcgtgtcaaactgctgaaatcacgtgactttggcactccgaatcgctgattcgacacactgattcataacgctctgaagcttcctgaagcagtgttttgaaatcggccatcactatttaagtcattattttgtttttttggcgctttataatattaatattgagccactgtactcacatgaactgatttttagcacattaatggatcttgaaagaggaaatgtcattgctcaggcctcactgagccatcggatttcatcaaaaatatcttaatttgtgttctgaagatgaatgaagatcttacaggtgtagaacagcatgagggtgagtaataaacgacattattttcatttttgggtgaactaaccctttaatattcatTCAGATGTTTGTGTTTAGTTTATTTAACACACGTTCCTACCTCACATTCACTTTTAGATGCTGTCGGCAAAGACGCGCGAGACCTTTGACCAGGAGGAAGTACGGCTAGTGTGCAGAAACCAGCAGGGAAAGGATGCCAGGGAGTATCTGGATCAAGATTCACCGAAACTGAACAGTTTTTGCAAAGTACGTGGGGATAGAGAGCTTGACCTCTAAGAGCAGAAGAGGTCAGGCGAAACGCCACTCCAAGAGAACGCCCGTTTTTGTGAAATGAAAGTGTGGCTTCTCCTGTCTCACTGATGAACTGGATCAGGAATAGATACAGATAATGAGCCTGAACTGAATTAACACAAGAGCAATGTGATGTTGATCTGAAGCTGTGTCCTAAGTAGGGCTGAGCATTTCAATCGATCTCAATTCGATTCAATTAAATTTTCACTGGCCCCACCACGAAAAAAagtaacagtagttttcaggtacagaaactgaataaaggatgcagcctctgaattgggacacagctttACTATAACCtactttaattattttttaatcttactGCATAGCAGCCAATGACATCTCCTTCTGTGAAGGGCTCACCAAACGCCTCTTCCTTTCCTCCAGTTACTATCCTCCCCCGTCCATCAAAACCATACGACAGCTCCACCTCTCCTGAGAGAACAAGAAAAATCTGATTTAAAAACtgttaatatttcatttattttttctaaaatttCCCCAACCATCGAAACCTTTTAGGACTGTAATACAACTTAAGTTGGCGGTTTTCGTATAAAAACCACCAAAAACATTTGTAAACTAAATCGTATCGTGAATTTAAGCGGTTTATACATAGCAAATAGGCTTAactatttatatacactattTATATGTCTAATCTATTTTATGGCGAAGCCTAATTGTTCAACTAGCCTAGGACATGCTAACAGCGCGTGCTAAAATGTTAACAatgaaacatgctagcaatgtggtaAATAATGCTAACAACATACTAGCAATACACTAAATCTCGCTAacaatgttaaatgttaaatcatgctaacaacatgctaatcatgttagcaaaatgctagAAATgggttaaaatcatgctagcaaaacattagcaatgtgttaaatgatgttagcaacatgcaaatcatgttaacaatatGCTAAATCaagctagcaacatgttaaataatgctagcaagCAATGTTAAATCATGATAACTCACTAGTAATGTCCTAAGTCATGTTTGTAAcataaatcatgctaacaacacattagcaatgtgttaaatgatGTTAATAAAATGCTTATCATGCTATCAATATGCTAAATCaagctagcaacatgttaaatcatgctagcaatatGTTAAATCATGATAACTCACTAGTAATGTCCTAAGTCATGTTTGCAACATgataaatcattctaacatgttaaaacatgataACCACATggtaaatcatgttaacaatatGTTAAACCaagctagcaaaatgctaaatcaAGTTAGCAACatgtaaaataatgctagcaacacaaatgacaaaaatcacattagaaatgtgttaaatcatatCAAACACCACATCCAATTATATTAACAATGTGCTAAATCaagctagcaacatgctaacaacacaCTAACAATGTGTGCcaaatcatgctaacaatgtgttaaatcatgcaaacaacatgctaatcatgttagcaacatgttagaAATGTgctaaaatcatgctagcaacatggtaaatCATGTTATCAACACAgttgcaatgtgttaaatcatgctagcaaaattgCTAATCATGCTAACATGTTAAATTATGATAACCACATggtaaatcatgctagcaatagGCCAAATTAAGTTAGCAAcatgtgctaaatcatgcttgcaacatgctaaatcatgttaacatgttaaatcatgctagcaatgatgctaaatcatgctagtaacatgccaaatcatgttagcaaaatatgttaaatcatgttaacaacttttgaaaacatgctaacaagctaaaaactatatctatctatcttaattataaataaaataaaaactttattgccttcaaaacattcaaactttaaaactacattaaactttaaacattttcaaacagaAAACCTTCAAACTTCAAGCTTTTTCAAAATTACTGGCCTgtctttttcaagccaacttcaCAATTTGTCACCAAACTTTACTCATCTAGTTTCATGATGTAATTTTTACCTAACTGAAGGCTCGTGCTGTCCACAGACCAGCCCACTCTGAGCATGTGTAGATCAGGGTCGTAGCTCGTGTCTGATGCAGGTGCTGACAGTCGCTTCACAAACTGgagaccacaaaaaaaaaaaaaaaaaaaaaaaaaaaaaaaaaattatatatatatatatatatatatatcagggtttatgcaggtttcagtaagtcaaatttaagacctttttaagacattttaagaccataaagattgaaatttaagacctacacgacgcattaccaaaaaatattcaaatcaaagaaattctgaaaaaaaaatcactttatttcaatgaattcagtcattgaaaaagcattaatttaatttacagataaaGCAATCACATTAGTAACCTTCCACACAAATCAATGTGCCAAATGCCCAAAACCTTaggcccaaaatgaaaataggctaaaacaaacttgccctcaaatagaatagatttcatctcatatttatttacattacaaaacagcatattaatagcctaataaagATTGAACAGGCTACTCCAACCCATGTAACAACCAatgtagcacacacacacacacacacacacacacacaccagataatccattttagatagatagatacttaccTCGGGATAATTAGAGTATCTATCTAACATGGATTATctgatatatgtatgtgtgtatgtgtgtgtgtgtgtgtgtcccgcaCTGTCCCATAAACTGTGAGCCCAGGTACATCGACTAAACTATTTCATTGTTCCAGAACAATGGTCCTGGTGGTCTGATTTTAGCTTTCATTGAACTTTACGACATACGGCCCGGTAAGAGTACGAATCAATTCCCTCTT includes the following:
- the si:ch211-107m4.1 gene encoding heterogeneous nuclear ribonucleoprotein U-like protein 2 produces the protein MLIAEVKKLKVAQLRAMLSERGLDSKGLKAELVVRLISAIEAGVAPIKSGDEGENVCEALAEQPHSQEHEPSVRTQSAVCTSSTSKNMNAYSDQSTQTDPPQLCSCTPEAVTSRQQQRNPQPVHPVSLATVATGEEDAESSSVLAISEPEAPQDQLLHGAETVDSSPEENTELKRGRDYYEFKEDIHYNRAKTPELLPEPEEEAEMDFEDVRLDSYNCDLHFEVDSDGSSGQPLLWEKFPLLWSGCRMTHGFCHGKVGFEAKFVKRLSAPASDTSYDPDLHMLRVGWSVDSTSLQLGEVELSYGFDGRGRIVTGGKEEAFGEPFTEGDVIGCYAFISETGEATLSFHKNGRSLGVAFRLTSSALRGQALYPHVLCKNCSVSVNLDPDTPWHPFPAGFCTLAVLPPGQRSRASLPTASKSECEVLMMVGMPGSGKTHWAQAHMLQNPRKRYNLLSTNSILNCMREPPGANHRDLMLQQATQCVSHLIKMAATKRRNYILDQANIYPSAQRHKMLCFRGYQRKAVVVFPPDEMWRRRLIQRQQEEGMALQEMTLLKAKVSFTLPEQGEHLDEVKFVELGSEEALKLLTLYKEEARRVLPAPPKRRKHRQGSQKRLIHHCGWRGGPFSCHNQHSHCAFQKTHSRRPSAFGCSSDPQRYRKYYRPYTGQWSFPEQNQSCYGSIYYGCSS